One window of Mesorhizobium sp. PAMC28654 genomic DNA carries:
- a CDS encoding DUF4164 domain-containing protein — protein sequence MTGETTLKEVIARLGKAIEGLENAVAAKLEHERDYSEAEAEVQRMNADRSRLAQELDNSEARGERLEDANKEVSRRLVTAMETIRAVLDR from the coding sequence ATGACCGGGGAAACGACACTGAAGGAAGTCATCGCCAGGCTGGGCAAGGCCATCGAGGGGCTGGAGAACGCCGTCGCGGCTAAGCTCGAGCATGAGCGGGACTATTCCGAAGCCGAGGCCGAGGTGCAGCGGATGAACGCCGACCGTTCGCGGCTGGCGCAGGAACTCGACAATTCCGAAGCGCGTGGCGAACGGCTGGAAGATGCCAACAAGGAAGTGTCGCGCCGGCTGGTGACCGCCATGGAAACCATCCGCGCTGTGTTGGACAGATAG